Part of the Gammaproteobacteria bacterium genome, GTCATCAGCCTTTTGCCCCCATTCAGGATGGTGACAGTGTCTTTTTCATGAATTACCGGGCGGATCGGGCCCGACAGTTGACACAAGCGCTCACGCTGCCAGAGTTTGAAGGCTTCGAACGTCCCTGTTTCCCCAAAGTCCATATGGTCACCCTGACCGAGTATGAAAAGGGACTGCCAGTCAATGTCGCCTTCTCGCCACTTCAACTGAAAAATGTACTTGGTGAAGTGCTCAGTCAACGAGGCTATCGGCAACTGCGAATTGCCGAAACCGAAAAATACGCGCACGTCACATTCTTCTTCAATGGCGGAGTGGAGGCGCCTTTCCCCGGCGAGGACAGAAAGCTGATACCCTCTCCCAAAGTGGCGACCTACGATCAACAGCCAGAAATGAATGCCCCAAAGCTGACACAAGCCTTGGTTGAAGCCATTGAAAGTGGTGCTTACGATTGCATTGTCTGCAATTATGCCAACCCTGACATGGTTGGCCACACTGGAAATTTTGAGGCCACCGTGAAGGCGATAGAGACCATTGACCAATGCCTTGCACAAGTGGTATCCGCTTTGGAACGTGTTGGTGGTCAAGCCATCATCACCGCCGACCACGGCAATGCAGAAAAAATGCGTGACCCGGAAACCGGTCAACCTCACACCGCCCACACCAGCGATCCTGTACCTTGTGTCTACATAGGTCCACACGCAGTTCGTATCACCGAAACCAAAGGGGTGCTGGCCGATGTGGCACCGACCCTTTTGCATCTGATGAACGAAGCCATTCCACAAGACATGACGGGAACGCTGCTGTTTGAAAAACAATCATAACCTTATGCACACAGCATGGTCCTGCGCACTTTTGTTTTGCGCGATGTTGGCAAGCTCGGCCACAGGGGCCGAGCCTCGCGACCAAGCTGCCGCAAAGCAACAGCTAGAAGAACTTAGGCGCGCCATCCGTGCCACGCGCAGGACCTTGCAAGCCAATCAGGCGCGCTATTCCAAGGCCGTGTTGGCACTACAAACAGCCGAAAAAAAAGTCGGGCAATCAGTTCGAGCCCTGCGTCAACTGACCGAGAAACTCACACAGACGGAAACAAAAATCAAAACACTAGAAAATCGTCAAGCCGAACTGGAACTCAAGAAAAAACAACAACAGAGCGCCTTGGCTGCCCAACTGCGGGCGGCTTATGCCATGGGCGAGCAGGAATACATAAAAATTCTGCTCAGCCTTGATGATCCCCATGCGCTGACGCAAAGCTTGACCTATTTTAAATACCTCACGAAAGCGCGAAAACAGCAAATCCAAGCCCTTCGGGACACACTCACTGAGCTGGCCCGGATCAAACAAACGATTGAACAAGAGCGCAACGCTCTCCGTTCACTTGTCGAGCAAAAAAGACGAGAACAAGCCAGGCTCGTCCAACACAAGTTGGAACAAGAAAAAGCCGTCGCCAACTGGAAAGCGAATGTTGAACGCGCGGAAACAAAACTTCAGCGACTGCTCGCCAACGAAAAAGAATTACAGGCACTGATCGAAAAGCTCCATCAGATGATTGAAGTTTTTATGCCTGGACAGTCGTTGGTCGGGCTCGATCGCCTGCGTGGTAAATTGCGCTGGCCAGTGCAAGGACGATTGGCCGCACGTTTTGGGCAAAAAAGACCATTCGGTGCACTTCGCTGGCAAGGGGTGTTGCTGGACACCAAAGAAGGTCAGGCTGTTCATGCCATCAGTGCTGGCCGCGTTGTCTTCGCCGATTGGTTGCGCGGCTACGGTCTACTCATCATCATTGACCATGGCAAAAATGACCTGAGTCTGTATGGACATAATCAGACCATTCTCAAGCAAGTCGGAGACTGGGTGGAGCCAGGCGAAGTCATTGCGCTCGCCGGTAAGACTGGCGGTCTAAGCACGCCGGCGTTATATTTTGAAATCCGCCGCAATAACACACCTGTCAACCCGGCCATCTGGTGTCGTTAAGGAGCGAAAGGTGCGCAGCTTTGTTTTGATCCTATCTCTTCTGTCCACCGTATGGGCTAATACGGACCAGACGTTGGATATCCCAGCACCGCCTCCATTACGCGCCATGCCGCAAGGCTCGCTACATCAGGTGCCGGATGATGTGTGGCAGACCTTTTTTGAGAGTTATCAGCTGATTTCGCAAAATGCTGTCAAGCCGCTTGAGAGTGAGGCCCTTTTAACAGGTGCTCTGGATGGTATGCTCAGCACCATCGACCGCCATTCGCGCTATCTCACTCCCAGCGAAATGCGATATTTTCAAACCGAAAAGCATGGCGAGTACCTGGGCCTTGGCCTGCGCACCGAGTGGGCCAATCAAAAGTTGTGCGTGCGTGCAGTGGTGCCCGGGGGACCTGCCGCAACTGCAGGCCTGATCCCCGGCATTTGTCTTGCGTCAATTAATGACGTACCAGCCACCATGGAAAACGCCCCCAAACTCAAGCAATTGTTGTATCGGGCACCACCTGGTCAACGTGTACGATTGACAATTGCGACTAAGCCGCAAAGGACGTTGACGCTCATCTCGTCGAGAGTGCATCTAGACAGCGTTGGGGCACAGATGGCCGCACCCGGCATTGGGCTCATCCAGATCTACCAGTTCGTTTCTACAACGGCGGAAGAAATTCGACAACATCTTGAGGCACTGCAACAAAAAAAGATACAAGGACTCATCATCGACTTAAGGGACAATCATGGCGGACTTTTTGACCAGGCAGTCGCCGCCGCAGATCTATTTCTCAATAGCGGTGTAATTTGCGCCCTTGTCCCACGCAACAAGCACGAAGCCACCACATATCGGGCTCAACCTGGCGCGCTTGTCGAGGGAGTGCCTGTCGTTTTGCTGGTCAACCACGATACTGCCTCATCTGCCGAAGTGTTTGCTGCCGCGCTACAAAAGCACCATCGCGCCCGAGTGCTCGGGACCAAGACATTCGGCAAGGGCAGTCTGCAGTCCGTCTTCCCGCTCCCGAATGGTGGTGGCATCAAACTCACCACCGCTCGAATTCTCGATCCTACAGGGCATCCACTTGATCAATATGGTGTGATTCCCGACCAGTCTCTCGCAACACCCGACGAGGCTTCTTGGATTCAAGCCGCTATCGACTGGCTGAATACTGAGCGTCAATAACATGCTTCGACCAAGCAAATTCTTGTGGATGATGTTATGGCTGGGTTGGTCGATATGCACCATGGGGGTGGCCAAATCCGGCAACATTTTTATTTTGATCGACGACATTGGTACTAACCGTGCCGCAGTCGACACCACGCTGTCTTTACCGCCTCAGATTGGCATTTCCATCTTGCCTCATACGCCATACGCTCATTATGCAGCAGACAAAGCCCGCCATCAGGGGCGCACGATTTTTCTGCACGCCCCAATGGAGGCCGTGCATCATAATCGACTGCTGGGGCCCGGTGCCCTCTGGCATAATATGAGGCCATGGCAGATTTGGACGATCTTGGATGCGAATCTCAAAACCGTTCCCGGCGCCATTGGCATCAATCACCATATGGGCAGTCGCCTCACCACCATGTATGACAGCCTGTTCTGGGTCATGGCATGGACAAAATGGCGCCGATTAATGTATTTGGACAGCCGCACCACCAAAGACAGCATTGTTCCGCAGGTGGCAAACCAGTGGATGGTGCCGTCGGCGCATCGCGATGTCTTTCTGGATACGACACTGGACGAACACGCCATTCACAAGGCGTTCGACCGTCTGTTGCAACTGGCCCAGCGCCAAAGCCTGACCATTGCCATTGGCCATCCTCATCCAGTGACGCTCAGTGTGCTACGTGAGCGTCTCAAAAGCCTTCCGCACCATATTCGATTGGTCAGTCGACCAGCTTCCAAAAACCTGCCAGTTAACCCGCAACAACATCACAGCCTTGTCGCGGCAGACATCGCAAAGCGTGAACTTGATGAAAAATAGGCGTTTGTAGTTCTCCTGGCTATACTAAACGAATCAGGGTTTCGCCCACGACGTTCAATATTGGCCAGAAATATATTTATGCAGGATTCATGGTGCACACAGGGACACAAACGGATTCCATTCGGCAATTCGCTTCGGCCGTTTGTCATGGTCATCTTATTTGTTGTCGCCTCAAGCTCTGTACAAGCGGCGCCGCCAGCGCCCGATGATCTCGTGAAAATTCGACTGGCCATGACCATCGGCCAACATTATGTTCGCTATGCCAAATCAGACCCCCCGCCAGAGCCAATCAAACTCTGCGTTGTCGGCCCAGATCGCTTCTCGACTTTTTTCCGCCAAAAAGCCATTCATTCACACGCAAGCTTCCGTTATTTCACCCGGCAGATTGATGAAGACATGAGTGACTGTCATGTTGTTTTTCTAACGCTTTCGAATCGCCACAATATCGAACAAGTGCTCAAGGCGCTCTATGGCAAACCCATTTTGACGGTCAGCGACCACCGTGAGTTTTTGCAGGCTGGCGGCATGCTCGCGTTCTCTGAAGAGGGAGGCAGGGTTGTCTTCAAGCTCAACCCCTTGGTAGCACAGTCATGCGGACTTCAATTTCGCGCGGAGGTGATGCGGCTCGCTAAACAAGTTATCCAGATCCCACCCCAGCAATTTTTTCCGGAGGGCGCCAAATGAACCGCTCGCTTGGCATCAAGACGCGCATACTCCGGCTGCTGGCCATCACCAGCATTTTGTCCCTTGTTTTTTCATTGACGGCCATGTTGGCATGGGAGACCTTATCATTCAGACCGCGCATGTTGGAACAGGCGCACCGCGAAGCACGCCTGATTGCCCGTGAACTCATCACGCCGTTACGTTTTGGCATCGGTTATGCCTCCGATGCAGAAGAAACGCTGCGCGCCACCAGCCGATTCAGCGATATTGTCTATGCGGAAGTACGCGATATTCACGGCGAAATATTTGCACACACGAGCCTAACGTCGGAGTCACATCCACCAGTCCCCCCAAACCTTGAACTGACACAGTTCGGCTACCACTTTGAAAATGGTTGGTTGGATTTGGTGTTTCCCGTTGAAGACAACGACGAGTGGCTCGGCACCCTGTATATCCGTTTTAAAACGCCAGGGGTTTCCGAACGCCTGTTCGACTACCTGCTCGTCCTTGTTGTGGTCGCCATCGCTCTTTTGCTGATGAGCTTTTTGGTCATCCGAGGGCTCAGGCGATACGTGCTGGCCCCCGTCACCGACATGGCCGCTCAGGCCACGCAAGTCGCTCAGCGCTTTGGTGCATTATCCAAGAAGCACGCCAATGAAGACGAGATCCAGTATCTTTATCGCACCTTCAGGCTGCTGATTCGCGAAGTTGATCGGGTGCAAAGTGTTCTCGAACAAACGAACGAGGAACTTCGACAACGGACGATGGCACTCGAAAAAGAGCTTGAAGAGCGCAAAAAAGCCGAGCAAAAACTTTCCTTTATGGCCAGCCATGATGTGCTCACAGGCCTACCTAATCGTGCCAATTTTGACGCACGACTTGAGCACTTGCTTGCCGATGCACAGGCTGAAAGCCATTTGCATACGATGATGTATCTTGATTTGGATCAATTCAAAGTAGTCAACGACACTTGTGGCCATATGGCGGGTGATCACCTGCTAAGACAAATTGCCGACTATCTCAAACAGCACGTACGCAAGGGCGATATTGTGGCGCGGCTAGGCGGCGATGAATTTGCCATTCTGCTGCCCTATTGCAGCACTGACGTTGCCGTACGCGTTGCGGAAAAACTGCGCGAAGGGCTTGAGGAATTTCGTTTCTCGTGGGAAGACAAAGTTTTCACCACCGGCGTGAGTATTGGCATTGTCCCTATTGGCGGCGAGCTGAATACGCGCGAAGCCGTGTTAAGTGCGGCTGATGCCGCTTGCTATGCGGCCAAAGACAGAGGGAGAAACTGTGTCGAAGTCTGGCATGGTGAGGCAGGTCGATCGCAAGGTCGCCAGACAGAAATGCAGTGGGTGACGGAGTTAAACGCTGCCTTAGAAGAACATCGCTTGGTGCTGATGTACCAACGCATTATGCCCATTGAACCTAGCGACGAAGGCTACCATTACGAAATTTTGCTTCGACTGCAAAATCGCCAAGGCGATCTGGTACCACCTGGCGCATTCATGCCGGCAGCCGAACGCTACAATTTGATGCCACGCATCGATCGCCATGTGGTGACCCTTGTCTTTTCATGGCTCAGTCAGCATCCACAACATTTGCATGAACTGAGCGTCTGTTCAATCAATCTTTCCGGGGCGACCATGTCCGATCTGGCGTTTGCGGATTTTCTTCTGGAGCAATTTCAAATCTACCAAGTGCCTTACCACAAGATCTGCTTTGAAATCACCGAAACCATGGCCGTGCAGACACTCTCCGAGACCTGTGAGTTTATCGAGCGATTCCGCGCCAAAGGTTGCCGATTCTCTCTCGACGACTTCGGTAGTGGATTTTCTTCCTATGCTTACCTGAAAAACCTGCCCGTCGATTATTTAAAAATTGATGGCGTCTTTGTCCGTGACATCGAACATGATCTACTCGATCGCGCCATGGTCAAATCAATCAATGAAATTGGCCATGTGATGGGCAAAAAGACCATTGCTGAATTTGTCGAAAACGCAGAAATACTCGATATTTTGGCAGAACTTGGCGTGGATTACGCACAAGGTTATTTCATCAGCCGCCCAGAACCACTTGAAAATATTCTGCTGCACGGCAAAATGCCAAGTGCAGACCAGAACTGACGGACAAACGACAGACCACCGGATGCCCCAGTCACAGCGCCGCTCGCACGCCATTCGCCGAATTAACCGATGGAGCATCGCCACCGATGCGCTGCTTGCCGCTATCAAGACCGTCGCTGGTATTTTTGGTCATTCACAAGCCCTGATCATGGATGGCTTGCATTCCTTAAGTGACTTGGCCACTGATTTTTTAGTTCACGGATTTCACAAAGTCTCTATGCAAGCACCGGATGATGACCATCCGTATGGACACGGGCGCTTTGAGACACTCGGCACGCTCATCTTCGCCATCATTTTGCTGGCGGTCTCAGGTGGTTTCATATGGGAGGCGCTCAGCACATCCAGCACCGCTGTGCCCACCCCCGAATGGTACACGTTAGGGGTCGCGGCGCTGGCACTATCGGCAAAAGAAGCCTTATTTCGTGTCACCTTAAGATGGGGCGAAAAACTCAATGCACCGCTGCTGATTGCCAATGCTTGGCATCACCGCTCCGACGTACTTTCCACAATCGCGGTCATTGTCGGTGTGGCAGGCGCCAAGCTGGGCTATCCCTCGGCTGATACCATTGCCGCCATTGTGGTGGGCCTGTTCATTGCCCATATGGCCGGAAAGCTCTTGTGGCAGTCACTTTCAGAATTGGTCGAC contains:
- the gpmI gene encoding phosphoglycerate mutase (2,3-diphosphoglycerate-independent); translated protein: HQPFAPIQDGDSVFFMNYRADRARQLTQALTLPEFEGFERPCFPKVHMVTLTEYEKGLPVNVAFSPLQLKNVLGEVLSQRGYRQLRIAETEKYAHVTFFFNGGVEAPFPGEDRKLIPSPKVATYDQQPEMNAPKLTQALVEAIESGAYDCIVCNYANPDMVGHTGNFEATVKAIETIDQCLAQVVSALERVGGQAIITADHGNAEKMRDPETGQPHTAHTSDPVPCVYIGPHAVRITETKGVLADVAPTLLHLMNEAIPQDMTGTLLFEKQS
- a CDS encoding S41 family peptidase; this translates as MRSFVLILSLLSTVWANTDQTLDIPAPPPLRAMPQGSLHQVPDDVWQTFFESYQLISQNAVKPLESEALLTGALDGMLSTIDRHSRYLTPSEMRYFQTEKHGEYLGLGLRTEWANQKLCVRAVVPGGPAATAGLIPGICLASINDVPATMENAPKLKQLLYRAPPGQRVRLTIATKPQRTLTLISSRVHLDSVGAQMAAPGIGLIQIYQFVSTTAEEIRQHLEALQQKKIQGLIIDLRDNHGGLFDQAVAAADLFLNSGVICALVPRNKHEATTYRAQPGALVEGVPVVLLVNHDTASSAEVFAAALQKHHRARVLGTKTFGKGSLQSVFPLPNGGGIKLTTARILDPTGHPLDQYGVIPDQSLATPDEASWIQAAIDWLNTERQ
- a CDS encoding divergent polysaccharide deacetylase family protein: MLRPSKFLWMMLWLGWSICTMGVAKSGNIFILIDDIGTNRAAVDTTLSLPPQIGISILPHTPYAHYAADKARHQGRTIFLHAPMEAVHHNRLLGPGALWHNMRPWQIWTILDANLKTVPGAIGINHHMGSRLTTMYDSLFWVMAWTKWRRLMYLDSRTTKDSIVPQVANQWMVPSAHRDVFLDTTLDEHAIHKAFDRLLQLAQRQSLTIAIGHPHPVTLSVLRERLKSLPHHIRLVSRPASKNLPVNPQQHHSLVAADIAKRELDEK
- a CDS encoding YfiR family protein, producing MQDSWCTQGHKRIPFGNSLRPFVMVILFVVASSSVQAAPPAPDDLVKIRLAMTIGQHYVRYAKSDPPPEPIKLCVVGPDRFSTFFRQKAIHSHASFRYFTRQIDEDMSDCHVVFLTLSNRHNIEQVLKALYGKPILTVSDHREFLQAGGMLAFSEEGGRVVFKLNPLVAQSCGLQFRAEVMRLAKQVIQIPPQQFFPEGAK
- a CDS encoding EAL domain-containing protein, which gives rise to MNRSLGIKTRILRLLAITSILSLVFSLTAMLAWETLSFRPRMLEQAHREARLIARELITPLRFGIGYASDAEETLRATSRFSDIVYAEVRDIHGEIFAHTSLTSESHPPVPPNLELTQFGYHFENGWLDLVFPVEDNDEWLGTLYIRFKTPGVSERLFDYLLVLVVVAIALLLMSFLVIRGLRRYVLAPVTDMAAQATQVAQRFGALSKKHANEDEIQYLYRTFRLLIREVDRVQSVLEQTNEELRQRTMALEKELEERKKAEQKLSFMASHDVLTGLPNRANFDARLEHLLADAQAESHLHTMMYLDLDQFKVVNDTCGHMAGDHLLRQIADYLKQHVRKGDIVARLGGDEFAILLPYCSTDVAVRVAEKLREGLEEFRFSWEDKVFTTGVSIGIVPIGGELNTREAVLSAADAACYAAKDRGRNCVEVWHGEAGRSQGRQTEMQWVTELNAALEEHRLVLMYQRIMPIEPSDEGYHYEILLRLQNRQGDLVPPGAFMPAAERYNLMPRIDRHVVTLVFSWLSQHPQHLHELSVCSINLSGATMSDLAFADFLLEQFQIYQVPYHKICFEITETMAVQTLSETCEFIERFRAKGCRFSLDDFGSGFSSYAYLKNLPVDYLKIDGVFVRDIEHDLLDRAMVKSINEIGHVMGKKTIAEFVENAEILDILAELGVDYAQGYFISRPEPLENILLHGKMPSADQN
- a CDS encoding cation transporter, whose product is MPQSQRRSHAIRRINRWSIATDALLAAIKTVAGIFGHSQALIMDGLHSLSDLATDFLVHGFHKVSMQAPDDDHPYGHGRFETLGTLIFAIILLAVSGGFIWEALSTSSTAVPTPEWYTLGVAALALSAKEALFRVTLRWGEKLNAPLLIANAWHHRSDVLSTIAVIVGVAGAKLGYPSADTIAAIVVGLFIAHMAGKLLWQSLSELVDTTPYQKQDHLIKVICSVPGVRNVHALRSRKMGPHALVDVHIEVPATISVSDGHRIADEVIHRLKQKFSDIADVTVHVDAEPDDKQRPSSGLPNRDVVAQTLTAIWHDLPGFEKIMGVQIHYLGGQVHCDVIFPLSCVTDDRAGCQSLLGQYQTQAKQISWLGDINFLFASDAVQLHDALRLNNTEKRKTPN